The following are from one region of the Streptomyces tuirus genome:
- a CDS encoding AI-2E family transporter, translating into MAPTDETGQAAQQSSASGTTPPARPPVGGAGANGRMPRWLPRAMVLALALVAAFQLGSWAFHQLTGLLINILIAFFLALAIEPAVSWMASRGMRRGLATFIVFIGVMVVSAGFVTVLGSVLADQIIKLIEGFPEYLDSVINWINTHFKTDLKRVDIQEGLLRSDWLRNYVQNSATGVLDVSAQVIGGLFQLLTIALFSFYFAADGPRLRRAICSVLPPARQAEVLRAWEIAVNKTGGYIYSRGLMALISGVAHFVLLQALDVPYAPVLAVWVGLVSQFIPTIGTYLAGALPMLIAFTVDPWYALWVLIFVVIYQQFENYVLQPKLTSKTVDIHPAVAFGSVIAGTALLGAVGALIAIPAIATLQAFLGAYVKRYDVTDDPRVHGHRRRGQGPGLLTRARALWARRPGAERPGGGDSGSGGNSS; encoded by the coding sequence GTGGCACCCACTGACGAGACCGGGCAGGCAGCCCAGCAGTCCTCCGCTTCCGGCACGACGCCGCCCGCCCGGCCCCCGGTCGGCGGGGCCGGGGCGAACGGCCGCATGCCGCGCTGGCTGCCGCGCGCCATGGTGCTCGCGCTCGCTCTCGTCGCCGCGTTCCAGCTGGGCAGCTGGGCCTTCCACCAGCTCACCGGGTTGCTGATCAACATCCTCATCGCGTTCTTCCTGGCGCTCGCCATAGAGCCCGCGGTGAGCTGGATGGCCTCACGCGGCATGCGCAGGGGGCTGGCCACGTTCATCGTCTTCATCGGCGTGATGGTCGTGTCGGCCGGCTTCGTCACTGTGCTCGGTTCCGTCCTCGCGGACCAGATCATCAAGCTGATCGAGGGTTTCCCCGAGTACCTCGACTCCGTCATCAACTGGATCAACACGCACTTCAAGACCGACCTGAAGCGCGTCGACATCCAGGAGGGCCTGCTCCGCTCCGACTGGCTGCGCAACTACGTCCAGAACAGCGCCACCGGCGTCCTGGACGTGTCCGCCCAGGTCATCGGAGGCCTCTTCCAACTGCTCACGATCGCCCTGTTCTCGTTCTACTTCGCCGCGGACGGCCCCCGGCTGCGCCGCGCGATCTGCTCGGTCCTGCCGCCCGCCCGCCAGGCCGAGGTGCTGCGCGCGTGGGAGATCGCCGTGAACAAGACCGGCGGCTACATCTACTCCCGCGGCCTGATGGCCCTGATCTCCGGCGTGGCGCACTTCGTCCTGCTGCAGGCCCTGGACGTGCCCTACGCGCCCGTGCTCGCCGTGTGGGTGGGCCTGGTGTCGCAGTTCATCCCGACCATCGGCACGTATCTCGCGGGCGCCCTGCCCATGCTGATCGCGTTCACGGTGGACCCCTGGTACGCGCTGTGGGTGCTGATCTTCGTGGTGATCTACCAGCAGTTCGAGAACTATGTGCTGCAGCCCAAGCTGACCTCCAAGACCGTCGACATCCACCCCGCCGTCGCCTTCGGCTCGGTCATCGCCGGCACCGCCCTCCTCGGCGCCGTCGGCGCGCTGATCGCCATCCCCGCCATCGCCACCCTCCAGGCCTTCCTGGGGGCGTACGTGAAGCGCTACGACGTCACGGACGACCCTCGGGTCCACGGACACCGCCGACGAGGCCAGGGACCGGGCCTGCTGACCCGTGCGAGGGCGTTGTGGGCGCGGCGGCCAGGGGCGGAACGGCCCGGGGGTGGGGACTCCGGTTCCGGGGGGAACTCCTCCTGA
- the recA gene encoding recombinase RecA translates to MAGTDREKALDAALAQIERQFGKGAVMRMGDRTNEPIEVISTGSTALDVALGVGGLPRGRVVEIYGPESSGKTTLTLHAVANAQKAGGQVAFVDAEHALDPEYAKKLGVDIDNLILSQPDNGEQALEIVDMLVRSGALDLIVIDSVAALVPRAEIEGEMGDSHVGLQARLMSQALRKITSALNQSKTTAIFINQLREKIGVMFGSPETTTGGRALKFYASVRIDIRRIETLKDGTEAVGNRTRCKVVKNKVAPPFKQAEFDILYGQGISREGGLIDMGVEHGFVRKAGAWYTYEGDQLGQGKENARNFLKDNPDLANEIEKKIKEKLGVGVRPEEPASEPGTDAAVSAPADAAPAVPAPAAAKTAKSKAAAAKS, encoded by the coding sequence ATGGCAGGAACCGACCGCGAGAAGGCCCTGGATGCCGCGCTCGCACAGATTGAACGGCAATTCGGCAAGGGCGCGGTCATGCGCATGGGCGACCGTACCAATGAGCCCATCGAGGTCATCTCGACCGGCTCCACCGCCCTGGACGTGGCCCTCGGCGTGGGCGGCCTGCCCCGCGGCCGTGTCGTCGAGATCTACGGACCGGAGTCCTCCGGTAAGACCACCCTGACCCTGCACGCGGTGGCGAACGCGCAGAAGGCCGGAGGCCAGGTCGCCTTCGTCGACGCGGAGCACGCCCTCGACCCCGAGTACGCGAAGAAGCTCGGCGTCGACATCGACAACCTCATCCTCTCCCAGCCGGACAACGGCGAGCAGGCCCTGGAGATCGTGGACATGCTGGTCCGCTCCGGCGCCCTCGACCTCATCGTCATCGACTCCGTCGCCGCGCTCGTCCCGCGCGCGGAGATCGAGGGCGAGATGGGCGACAGCCACGTCGGTCTGCAGGCCCGACTGATGAGCCAGGCCCTGCGGAAGATCACCAGCGCGCTCAACCAGTCCAAGACCACCGCGATCTTCATCAACCAGCTCCGCGAGAAGATCGGCGTGATGTTCGGCTCCCCGGAGACCACGACCGGTGGCCGGGCGCTCAAGTTCTACGCCTCGGTGCGCATCGACATCCGCCGCATCGAGACCCTGAAGGACGGCACGGAGGCGGTCGGTAACCGCACCCGCTGCAAGGTCGTCAAGAACAAGGTCGCGCCGCCCTTCAAGCAGGCCGAGTTCGACATCCTCTACGGCCAGGGCATCAGCCGTGAGGGCGGCCTGATCGACATGGGCGTGGAGCACGGCTTCGTCCGCAAGGCCGGCGCGTGGTACACGTACGAGGGCGACCAGCTCGGCCAGGGCAAGGAGAACGCGCGCAACTTCCTGAAGGACAACCCCGACCTGGCCAACGAGATCGAGAAGAAGATCAAGGAGAAGCTGGGCGTCGGTGTGCGCCCCGAGGAGCCGGCCTCCGAGCCGGGCACGGACGCCGCGGTCTCCGCACCGGCCGACGCTGCCCCGGCTGTCCCCGCCCCGGCAGCGGCCAAGACCGCCAAGTCCAAGGCCGCCGCAGCCAAGAGCTGA
- the recX gene encoding recombination regulator RecX, whose translation MTRRTDWAEYEYTASGAPRGRGTGGDTGTAMDGVEGPGSMPLEADGLYEGDGLYEGGGDPGPHGGGPSRDGSRDGGPRDGGPRGRRGRRRRGFGEAAADTEDGGAPSSSRAEQEAPPGDPVERARAICLRLLTGTPRTRKQLADALRKRQIPDDAAEEVLSRFEEVGLINDSAFADAWVESRHHGRGLARRALARELRTKGVDSTLIDEAVSQLDSEQEEETARELVARKLRSTRGLDRDKRLRRLAGMLARKGYPEGMALRVVRQALEEEGEDTEFLGEDGF comes from the coding sequence GTGACACGGCGAACCGACTGGGCGGAGTACGAGTACACCGCCTCCGGTGCCCCACGGGGGAGGGGCACCGGAGGCGACACCGGCACAGCCATGGACGGGGTGGAAGGCCCCGGGAGCATGCCACTCGAGGCCGACGGGTTGTACGAGGGTGACGGGCTGTACGAGGGCGGGGGCGACCCCGGGCCGCACGGGGGCGGCCCATCCAGAGACGGCTCGCGTGACGGCGGGCCGCGTGACGGCGGGCCGCGTGGCAGGCGTGGTCGTCGCCGGCGTGGCTTCGGCGAGGCGGCGGCTGACACCGAGGACGGAGGCGCCCCCTCCTCGTCGAGGGCCGAGCAGGAGGCACCTCCAGGGGACCCGGTCGAGCGGGCTCGGGCGATCTGCCTGCGCCTGCTCACCGGGACCCCGCGGACCCGCAAGCAACTCGCCGACGCCCTGCGCAAGCGGCAGATCCCGGACGATGCCGCCGAGGAAGTGCTGTCGCGGTTCGAGGAGGTCGGCCTCATCAACGACAGTGCCTTCGCGGACGCCTGGGTGGAGTCCCGCCACCACGGCAGAGGGCTGGCCCGGCGCGCGCTCGCCCGGGAGCTGCGCACCAAGGGCGTCGACTCCACGCTGATCGACGAGGCGGTCTCCCAGCTCGACTCCGAGCAGGAAGAGGAGACCGCGCGCGAGCTCGTCGCACGCAAGCTCCGCTCCACCCGCGGACTCGACCGCGACAAGCGCCTCCGACGCCTCGCGGGCATGCTCGCCCGCAAGGGCTACCCCGAGGGCATGGCCCTGAGGGTGGTGCGGCAAGCGCTCGAAGAGGAGGGGGAGGACACGGAGTTCCTCGGGGAGGACGGGTTCTGA
- a CDS encoding rhodanese-like domain-containing protein, with protein sequence MSTTPGSADAASQPPVGIDELLESVRAGYERIGAQQAYEAAQAGDALLVDIRYAALRERDGLIPGAHVVERNELEWRLDPQGSHRLPEATSHALRVVVICNEGYASSLAARSLHQLGLHRATDLVGGFQAWRGAGLPVE encoded by the coding sequence GTGAGCACCACACCCGGGTCGGCAGACGCCGCATCACAACCCCCCGTCGGCATCGACGAGTTGCTGGAGAGCGTCCGGGCGGGCTACGAGCGGATCGGAGCGCAGCAGGCGTACGAGGCTGCCCAGGCGGGCGACGCGCTCCTGGTCGACATCCGCTACGCCGCCCTGCGTGAACGGGACGGCCTCATCCCCGGCGCCCACGTCGTCGAGCGCAACGAACTGGAGTGGCGCCTCGACCCCCAGGGCAGCCACCGCCTCCCCGAGGCCACGAGCCACGCCCTGCGCGTCGTCGTGATCTGCAACGAGGGCTACGCGTCCAGCCTGGCGGCCCGGTCCTTGCACCAGCTGGGCCTGCACCGGGCCACGGACCTGGTCGGAGGGTTCCAGGCTTGGCGGGGGGCGGGGTTGCCGGTGGAATGA
- a CDS encoding cupin domain-containing protein, with protein sequence MSVSPSATPSVSTGSAPTQADLYHFVRRTAADTELIDSLPLDPEGRTWVRLDGPGGSEAWLIGWPPGTGTGWHDHADSVGAFLTASGELRENSLAARLPTDGWKTLELAGDVDRQRRLRAGQGRVFGRHHVHEVLNESPDRHAISVHAYYPPLPQIRRYSRSGPILRLEQVERPEDWQ encoded by the coding sequence GTGTCTGTATCCCCTTCTGCGACCCCTTCGGTCTCGACCGGTTCGGCTCCAACCCAGGCCGACCTCTACCACTTCGTCCGGCGCACCGCCGCCGACACCGAGCTCATCGACTCCCTGCCCCTCGACCCTGAGGGCCGCACATGGGTGCGGCTAGACGGGCCCGGCGGCAGCGAGGCCTGGCTGATCGGCTGGCCGCCCGGCACGGGCACCGGCTGGCACGACCACGCCGACTCGGTCGGCGCCTTCCTCACCGCGTCGGGCGAGCTCAGGGAGAACTCCCTCGCCGCACGGCTGCCCACCGACGGCTGGAAGACCCTGGAACTCGCCGGAGACGTGGACCGGCAACGCCGGCTGCGGGCCGGCCAGGGCCGCGTCTTCGGCCGGCACCACGTCCACGAGGTGCTCAACGAGTCGCCCGACCGGCACGCGATCTCCGTCCACGCCTACTACCCGCCCCTGCCGCAGATCCGCCGCTACAGCCGCAGCGGTCCGATCCTGCGACTCGAGCAGGTCGAACGCCCGGAGGACTGGCAGTGA
- a CDS encoding FAD-dependent monooxygenase, translating to MDPVIIVGAGPVGLTLALALARQEVPCVVLDEGPGKDEPRAARTVVLREDTAALVERLTGMSLARAGARWAGWRSMRRKQVMREIVFDGAEPAPVHIAQHVLTGALRAALADERLVKVAVESRLDGLEQESSGVTAHTRGPKGTWWRGSYLVGCDGPRSTVRKIQDIRFPGRTAVERHAVAALRTELPWHDEALLHRLPPWRMSGPSAGEVTARPLPDGVWRLDWLLPPGKDLVTPELLLTRIRETLAGWAGGTVPPYELLDTGVHTVHHRLARRWRADRVFLAGDAAHLLGALGTHGLDEGLRDADNLAWKLAVAWHHGPHEALLDSYQTERRAVVAARLRAADQALPLLRGGGGLRSVVPGSSRSHDTLLTESHLGQGQLGAPGAYADSPLAPQRLEGEVPVGTPLGTPVTDVRVTAEDGTFVRLRDRLGRGALLVVLIAPGTGVWERKHWVSAGIMPQLAAAVTALPHPAELLVAERYPGAAAHTVLLVRPDGHLVTALSGVRPADLYAAAEATVGGPVKAQAEAGASAGSR from the coding sequence GTGGACCCGGTGATCATCGTCGGAGCGGGGCCCGTCGGGCTCACGCTCGCCCTGGCGCTGGCGCGTCAGGAGGTGCCGTGCGTCGTTCTCGACGAGGGACCGGGCAAGGACGAACCCCGCGCGGCGCGCACCGTCGTCCTGCGCGAGGACACCGCCGCCCTGGTGGAACGGCTGACCGGCATGTCCCTCGCCCGGGCCGGTGCGCGCTGGGCCGGATGGCGGTCGATGCGGCGCAAGCAGGTGATGCGCGAGATCGTCTTCGACGGCGCCGAACCCGCCCCCGTGCACATCGCCCAGCACGTGCTGACCGGCGCCCTGCGCGCGGCCCTCGCGGACGAGCGGCTCGTCAAGGTCGCCGTGGAGAGCCGCCTCGACGGCCTCGAACAGGAGTCCTCCGGCGTCACGGCCCACACCCGCGGTCCCAAGGGCACGTGGTGGCGCGGCAGTTACCTGGTGGGCTGCGACGGCCCCCGCTCCACCGTGCGCAAGATCCAGGACATCCGCTTCCCGGGCCGTACGGCGGTGGAACGTCACGCCGTCGCCGCACTCCGTACGGAACTGCCCTGGCACGACGAGGCGTTGCTGCACCGCCTGCCGCCCTGGCGCATGTCCGGACCCTCGGCCGGCGAGGTCACCGCGCGCCCGCTGCCCGACGGCGTCTGGCGCCTGGACTGGCTGCTGCCGCCCGGCAAGGACCTGGTCACCCCCGAGCTGCTGCTCACCCGCATCCGGGAGACCCTGGCCGGCTGGGCGGGCGGCACGGTCCCGCCGTACGAGCTGCTGGACACCGGTGTCCACACCGTCCACCACCGGCTGGCGCGTCGCTGGCGCGCCGACCGCGTGTTTCTCGCGGGGGACGCGGCCCACCTGCTCGGCGCGCTGGGCACGCACGGTCTGGACGAGGGCCTGCGGGACGCCGACAACCTCGCCTGGAAACTGGCCGTGGCCTGGCACCACGGGCCGCACGAGGCTCTCCTCGACAGTTACCAGACGGAACGGCGAGCGGTCGTCGCCGCTCGGCTCCGCGCTGCGGACCAGGCGCTGCCGCTGCTGCGTGGCGGCGGAGGGCTGCGGTCCGTCGTCCCCGGCTCGTCCCGGAGCCACGACACTCTCCTCACGGAGAGTCACTTGGGGCAGGGCCAGCTCGGTGCGCCGGGGGCGTACGCAGACTCGCCGCTCGCGCCCCAACGACTCGAAGGGGAGGTGCCGGTCGGCACACCGCTCGGCACACCGGTCACCGATGTGCGGGTCACCGCGGAGGACGGCACCTTCGTACGGCTGCGGGACCGGCTCGGCCGCGGTGCGCTGCTCGTGGTGCTGATCGCGCCGGGCACGGGTGTCTGGGAGCGCAAGCACTGGGTCAGCGCGGGCATCATGCCGCAGCTCGCGGCGGCGGTCACGGCACTTCCGCACCCAGCCGAGTTGCTCGTCGCCGAGAGGTATCCGGGTGCCGCCGCGCACACGGTGCTGCTGGTGCGCCCCGACGGGCACCTCGTGACCGCGCTGAGCGGGGTGCGCCCGGCCGATCTCTACGCGGCGGCGGAAGCCACGGTCGGTGGACCGGTGAAAGCGCAGGCCGAGGCCGGTGCTTCGGCCGGTTCACGCTGA
- a CDS encoding amino acid ABC transporter permease, whose translation MSSVLYDAQGPRAKRRNVLLTIAFLAAFAAVLWWVYSTLKEKGQLEWVLWEPFFTSSEPWSTYIWPGLQNTLKAAGLAVIIAMPLGAVFGIARLSDHAWIRVPAGVVVEFFRAIPVLILMIFGLALFAEYTNVSSDDRPLYAVVTGLVLYNASVLAEIVRAGILSLPKGQSEAAMAVGLRKGQVMRLILLPQAVTAMLPAIVSQLVVIVKDTALGGAVLTYSELLASANTMSGYYGANVLASFTVVAVIFIALNFALTSFASWLERRLRQAKKSTGAVVGVDDLATGNTQTGGGAGT comes from the coding sequence ATGAGTTCCGTTCTCTACGACGCGCAGGGCCCCCGAGCCAAGCGGCGCAACGTGCTGCTCACCATTGCCTTCCTGGCGGCCTTCGCAGCAGTGCTGTGGTGGGTGTACAGCACCCTGAAGGAGAAGGGCCAGCTGGAGTGGGTTCTGTGGGAGCCCTTCTTCACCAGCTCGGAGCCCTGGTCGACGTACATCTGGCCTGGCCTGCAGAACACGCTGAAGGCCGCGGGCCTCGCCGTGATCATCGCCATGCCTCTCGGTGCGGTCTTCGGTATCGCCCGACTGTCGGACCACGCGTGGATCCGGGTGCCGGCCGGGGTCGTGGTCGAGTTCTTCCGGGCCATCCCCGTGCTGATCCTGATGATCTTCGGGCTCGCCCTGTTCGCCGAGTACACGAACGTCTCGTCCGACGACCGTCCGCTCTACGCGGTCGTCACTGGACTGGTGCTGTACAACGCCTCGGTCCTCGCCGAGATCGTCCGTGCGGGCATCCTGTCCCTGCCCAAGGGCCAGTCCGAGGCAGCCATGGCGGTCGGCCTGCGCAAGGGTCAGGTCATGCGGCTCATCCTGTTGCCGCAGGCGGTCACCGCGATGCTGCCGGCGATCGTCAGCCAGCTCGTCGTCATCGTGAAGGACACCGCCCTCGGTGGTGCCGTCCTGACCTACTCCGAACTGCTCGCCTCGGCGAACACGATGAGCGGCTACTACGGCGCGAACGTCCTCGCCAGCTTCACGGTCGTGGCCGTCATCTTCATCGCGCTCAACTTCGCTCTCACCTCGTTCGCGAGCTGGCTGGAGCGCCGGCTGCGGCAGGCGAAGAAGTCGACGGGTGCGGTCGTGGGCGTGGACGACCTGGCGACCGGAAACACTCAGACCGGGGGCGGGGCCGGCACCTGA
- a CDS encoding amino acid ABC transporter permease: protein MFDFLSDYDILGAFWTTVQLALLSAVGSLIWGTLLAAMRVGPVPLMRGFGTAYVNIVRNIPLTVIILFASLGLYQTLGVSLGADRSDTANFRLAVLGLIVYTSAFVCEALRSGINTVPVGQAEAARAIGLSFSQVLRLVVLPQAFRSAVGPLTNVLIALTKNTTVAAAIGVAEAALLMKEMIENEAQLLLISAIFAFGFVCLTLPTGLILGWVGKKVAVKR from the coding sequence GTGTTCGACTTTCTGAGTGATTACGACATCCTGGGAGCCTTCTGGACGACCGTGCAGCTCGCCCTGCTCTCGGCCGTCGGCTCCCTGATCTGGGGCACCCTGCTGGCCGCCATGCGCGTCGGTCCGGTGCCGCTGATGCGCGGTTTCGGGACTGCGTACGTGAATATCGTGCGGAACATCCCGCTGACCGTGATCATCTTGTTCGCCTCACTGGGGCTCTACCAGACTTTGGGAGTCAGCCTCGGGGCCGACAGGTCGGACACGGCCAACTTCCGGCTCGCCGTGCTCGGCCTGATCGTCTACACCTCCGCCTTCGTATGTGAGGCGCTGCGCTCCGGCATCAACACGGTGCCGGTCGGTCAGGCGGAGGCGGCCCGCGCCATCGGCCTGAGTTTCTCGCAGGTGCTGCGGCTGGTCGTGCTCCCTCAGGCGTTCCGCTCGGCGGTGGGTCCGCTGACGAACGTCCTGATCGCGCTGACGAAGAACACCACAGTGGCTGCGGCGATCGGTGTGGCGGAAGCGGCATTGCTGATGAAGGAGATGATCGAGAACGAAGCGCAACTGCTGCTCATCTCGGCGATCTTCGCCTTCGGATTCGTGTGCCTGACGCTGCCGACCGGTCTGATCCTCGGCTGGGTGGGCAAGAAGGTGGCGGTGAAGCGATGA
- a CDS encoding glutamate ABC transporter substrate-binding protein, with translation MKLRKVTAASATVFALALTATACGGDNSSGGDSGSDGGGKTITVGIKFDQPGLGQKTPQGYAGFDVDVATYVAKKLGYNADQIEWKEAKSADRETMLQRGDVDFIAATYSITPERQEKVDFAGPYLLAHQDVLVRADDNSIKSPADLNNKKLCSVTGSTSAQNVKEKLAPKADLQQYPTYSACLSGLQNEAIDALTTDDSILAGYAAQSQFKGKFKLGGFKMTNENYGIGVKKGSDLKADINKALEAMVADGAWQKAVDKNLGPANYKNEPAPKIGDIKS, from the coding sequence ATGAAGCTCCGCAAGGTCACCGCCGCCTCGGCCACCGTCTTCGCTCTCGCCCTCACCGCCACCGCGTGCGGCGGCGACAACAGCTCGGGCGGCGACTCCGGCTCCGACGGCGGCGGCAAGACGATCACGGTCGGCATCAAGTTCGACCAGCCCGGCCTCGGCCAGAAGACGCCGCAGGGTTACGCCGGCTTCGACGTCGACGTCGCCACGTACGTCGCGAAGAAGCTCGGTTACAACGCGGACCAGATCGAGTGGAAGGAAGCGAAGAGCGCCGACCGCGAGACCATGCTCCAGCGTGGTGACGTCGACTTCATCGCGGCGACCTACTCGATCACCCCCGAGCGCCAGGAGAAGGTCGACTTCGCCGGTCCTTACCTGCTGGCTCACCAGGATGTTCTGGTTCGCGCGGACGACAACTCGATCAAGTCGCCCGCGGACCTGAACAACAAGAAGCTGTGTTCGGTGACCGGCTCGACCTCGGCGCAGAACGTCAAGGAGAAGCTGGCTCCCAAGGCCGACCTTCAGCAGTACCCGACGTACTCGGCCTGCCTGAGCGGTCTGCAGAACGAGGCGATCGACGCGCTGACCACGGACGACTCGATCCTCGCCGGTTACGCCGCCCAGTCGCAGTTCAAGGGCAAGTTCAAGCTCGGCGGCTTCAAGATGACCAACGAGAACTACGGCATCGGCGTCAAGAAGGGCAGCGACCTCAAGGCCGACATCAACAAGGCCCTCGAGGCCATGGTCGCCGACGGCGCCTGGCAGAAGGCCGTGGACAAGAACCTCGGTCCGGCGAACTACAAGAACGAGCCCGCGCCGAAGATCGGCGACATCAAGAGCTGA
- a CDS encoding amino acid ABC transporter ATP-binding protein encodes MTEVSVAKEDVAATGELVVLKSVNKHFGALHVLQDIDLTIARGEVVVVIGPSGSGKSTLCRTINRLETTDSGTITIDGKPLPAEGKELAKLRADVGMVFQSFNLFAHKTVLENVMLGQIKVRKKDKKAAEERARALLDRVGVGAQAEKYPAQLSGGQQQRVAIARALAMEPKVMLFDEPTSALDPEMINEVLEVMQQLARDGMTMIVVTHEMGFARSAANRVVFMADGRIVEEAAPDQFFSNPRSDRAKDFLSKILHH; translated from the coding sequence ATGACCGAAGTATCGGTGGCCAAGGAAGATGTGGCCGCGACCGGAGAACTGGTCGTCCTGAAGAGCGTCAACAAGCACTTCGGCGCGTTGCACGTACTCCAGGACATCGACCTGACGATCGCCCGCGGTGAAGTCGTCGTGGTCATCGGGCCCTCCGGGTCCGGCAAGTCCACCCTGTGCCGCACCATCAACCGCCTGGAGACGACCGACTCCGGCACGATCACGATCGACGGCAAGCCCCTGCCCGCCGAGGGCAAGGAGCTGGCCAAGCTCCGCGCCGATGTCGGCATGGTCTTCCAGTCCTTCAACCTCTTCGCGCACAAAACCGTGCTCGAGAACGTGATGCTCGGCCAGATCAAGGTCCGCAAGAAGGACAAGAAGGCGGCCGAGGAGCGCGCCCGCGCCCTGCTCGACCGGGTCGGTGTGGGTGCGCAGGCCGAGAAGTACCCGGCGCAGCTCTCCGGCGGCCAGCAGCAGCGCGTCGCGATCGCCCGGGCGCTGGCCATGGAGCCGAAGGTGATGCTCTTCGACGAGCCGACCTCCGCGCTCGACCCCGAGATGATCAACGAGGTGCTGGAGGTCATGCAGCAGCTCGCCCGCGACGGCATGACCATGATCGTCGTCACCCACGAGATGGGTTTCGCACGATCGGCCGCAAACCGCGTGGTGTTCATGGCAGACGGCCGAATCGTCGAGGAGGCTGCGCCCGACCAGTTCTTCAGCAATCCGCGCAGCGACCGTGCCAAGGACTTCCTGTCGAAGATCCTGCACCACTGA
- a CDS encoding response regulator transcription factor, with protein MRLLLVEDDNHVAAALSAVLARHGFDVTHARSGEEALQALVPESDCFGVVLLDLGLPDQDGYEVCGKIRKRTSTPVIMVTARSDVRSRIHGLNLGADDYVVKPYDTGELLARIHAVSRRTSHEDTSSGIETELRLGPVHIELPNRRVSVDGSVIQLTRKEFDLLALLAQRPGVVFRREQIISEVWQTSWEGTGRTLEVHVASLRAKLRMPALIETVRGVGYRLVAPAG; from the coding sequence ATGAGACTGCTGCTCGTCGAGGACGACAACCACGTCGCCGCCGCCCTGTCGGCGGTTCTGGCGCGGCACGGGTTCGACGTCACGCACGCGCGCAGCGGTGAGGAGGCCCTCCAGGCCCTCGTTCCCGAGAGCGACTGCTTCGGTGTCGTCCTCCTGGACCTCGGCCTGCCCGACCAGGACGGATACGAGGTCTGCGGCAAGATCCGCAAGCGGACCAGCACCCCGGTGATCATGGTGACCGCCCGCTCCGACGTGCGCTCCCGCATCCACGGTCTCAACCTCGGCGCCGACGACTACGTGGTGAAGCCCTACGACACCGGGGAGCTGCTCGCCCGGATCCACGCCGTGAGCCGGCGCACCTCCCACGAGGACACCTCCAGCGGCATCGAGACCGAGCTGCGGCTCGGCCCGGTGCACATCGAGCTGCCCAACCGCCGGGTCAGCGTGGACGGCTCGGTGATCCAGCTGACCCGCAAGGAGTTCGACCTGCTGGCCCTGCTCGCGCAGCGGCCCGGGGTGGTCTTCCGGCGGGAGCAGATCATCAGTGAGGTGTGGCAGACCAGCTGGGAGGGGACCGGACGGACCCTTGAGGTGCATGTGGCGTCCTTGCGCGCCAAGCTGCGCATGCCGGCCCTCATCGAGACCGTACGCGGAGTCGGGTACCGGCTCGTCGCGCCTGCCGGATAG